A segment of the Arachis hypogaea cultivar Tifrunner chromosome 5, arahy.Tifrunner.gnm2.J5K5, whole genome shotgun sequence genome:
ATTTCTACTCAAAAACACTAAGAGCCATTAGCGGCTCCGTAATAAACTGTATATCTAGAATGAGTGACACTCCACCCAATATGAAAAAACTTCCACACCTTAGTGAGGATCTTATCTGGAAGATCATGGTGAAGGCAGATCCTAAGACAGTTGGACAGTGCAGAACGCTAAGCAAGGGTTGGAATTTCAGGCTGTGTACTAATTTGTTCGTGAAGGCAAACTATAAGGAAAACAAAGATCGAAGCAAGAGTGTGATCGTAGGCATTGGCTATCCCCCAGGTGATTACAACTCGATTTGGTTCGTTCGAGCGTATCTTCATTCGGGTCGCCAGGTTCAGTTCAATGTCCCAATGGATGCTAACCAATATGGCTTATATTCAGTCATTGGGTCTGAGAACGGAATCATATGCATAAAGATCTCATTGGGTGGCCTTAATTCTCGGCTTCTTGTATGGAATCCAGTATCGGATAAGAGGCGGTACGTAACCGATGAAGCAAGCAAGCATTCCGCTCATGCCGTTTCTCTATATGCGTTTGGTTTTTTGGAGGACGAAATCGAGTACCGTATTGTGCATGTCTACAAGCGTGCATTTAGACAAAGAAATATGTCATGGTCTCTTTACACTTCATTTGAACGAGAATGGACTCATTCCGGTATGTTTAAGAGTGATGTCCAGAAACTTGGGCCCAAATATATAGTGCACAATGGGATAGTCTATTGGATTGGGTGGCAGGGAGCTAATTTCTTTGAGCCAGCATCCATAGTCACGTTCAACCTCCGCATCCAGATGTTCCATGAGGCAAAGATCCCCCCAGACGTGCCATCTGATTACAACTCACTAACTTACTTCAACGATGGTGTCGGGTATATTTCATACCGTAATCTTGCATTCAGCAGGCAAGTCCTGGTCTGGCAAATGAAAAGAAATGGTGATCACAGCATCCATTGGGAGAGGATGATTAGAGTTTCTGGTCTTGGAATCCCATACACTCCTTCATTGTTCTTAGGCAATGACATAATAACAGTCATGGAGTGCAGAGACGGGTCAGGAAGTGCAAATGATGCCGTGCGAACAGACTTCCTGATTTCGAGGCTAAAATATATGGAATCAAGAAGGGAGCATTTGGTTCAACGCACATGGCAGGAACATGTTAACGTGAAGACAATTACAATGCATTCAGATGGGCTATACATGGTTTAGAGTTCTATGATCAATTTAGATGATCTTCCTGAGTTTTAAATgcaatttattttgtttagtttgct
Coding sequences within it:
- the LOC140173204 gene encoding uncharacterized protein; amino-acid sequence: MSCEKGYKNHNFYSKTLRAISGSVINCISRMSDTPPNMKKLPHLSEDLIWKIMVKADPKTVGQCRTLSKGWNFRLCTNLFVKANYKENKDRSKSVIVGIGYPPGDYNSIWFVRAYLHSGRQVQFNVPMDANQYGLYSVIGSENGIICIKISLGGLNSRLLVWNPVSDKRRYVTDEASKHSAHAVSLYAFGFLEDEIEYRIVHVYKRAFRQRNMSWSLYTSFEREWTHSGMFKSDVQKLGPKYIVHNGIVYWIGWQGANFFEPASIVTFNLRIQMFHEAKIPPDVPSDYNSLTYFNDGVGYISYRNLAFSRQVLVWQMKRNGDHSIHWERMIRVSGLGIPYTPSLFLGNDIITVMECRDGSGSANDAVRTDFLISRLKYMESRREHLVQRTWQEHVNVKTITMHSDGLYMV